One Rhizobiales bacterium GAS188 DNA window includes the following coding sequences:
- a CDS encoding NAD(P)-dependent dehydrogenase, short-chain alcohol dehydrogenase family, translating to MTRLNGKTAVITGGATGIGLASAKRFIEEGAFVFIFGRRQEALDAAVAELGPNARAVKGSVSDEADLDRLYAAVKAERGTLDIVFANAGVGSQLKLGEITAKHIDETFDVNVKGTIFTVQKALPLMGKGGSIILTGSSAGTTGAPAFTAYSASKAAVRNLARTWAEDLKGTGIRVNVLSPGATATELAKEALGEEGLKAYGAMTALQRMGDPAEVEATAAFLASSDSSFMTASEVAVDGGLAQL from the coding sequence ATGACCAGATTGAATGGAAAGACCGCCGTCATCACGGGCGGCGCCACCGGCATCGGCCTCGCCTCGGCAAAGCGCTTCATCGAGGAAGGCGCCTTCGTCTTCATCTTCGGCCGTCGGCAGGAAGCGCTCGACGCCGCTGTGGCCGAGCTCGGGCCTAATGCCCGCGCGGTGAAGGGCTCGGTCTCCGACGAGGCCGATCTGGACCGGCTTTACGCGGCGGTGAAAGCCGAGCGCGGAACCCTCGACATCGTCTTCGCCAATGCCGGGGTGGGAAGCCAGCTTAAGCTCGGCGAGATCACCGCCAAGCACATTGATGAAACCTTCGACGTCAATGTGAAGGGTACGATCTTCACGGTCCAGAAGGCGCTGCCGCTCATGGGCAAGGGCGGTTCGATCATCCTGACCGGATCGAGCGCCGGCACCACGGGCGCCCCGGCGTTCACCGCCTACAGCGCAAGCAAGGCGGCCGTGCGCAACCTCGCGCGGACCTGGGCGGAGGATCTGAAGGGCACCGGCATCCGGGTAAACGTGCTGTCGCCCGGGGCGACCGCGACCGAACTGGCGAAGGAAGCGCTCGGCGAAGAAGGCCTGAAAGCCTACGGCGCGATGACTGCGCTCCAGCGCATGGGCGATCCGGCGGAGGTCGAGGCTACGGCTGCCTTTCTCGCGTCGTCGGACAGCAGCTTCATGACCGCCAGCGAGGTCGCCGTCGACGGCGGCCTGGCGCAGCTCTGA
- a CDS encoding type IV secretion system protein VirD4 — protein MSATRVLWGQVTIVLAIVLTTIWAATEWTAWRLGYQPELGMPWAQLGEFPLYPPPAFFWWWFSFDAYAPDIFLEGACIAASGGFAAVAIAIAMSVWRAREAKEAATYGSARWATAVQIRDAGLLVADGVVLGRFEEGYLRHDGPEHVLCFAPTRSGKGVGLVVPTLLAWPGSCIVHDIKGENFHLTAGWRAAFSRVLLFDPTNMGSSAYNPLLEVRRGDAEVRDVQNIADILVDPEGALERRNHWEKTSHSLLVGAILHVLYAEKDKTLAGVANFLSDPKRPIETTLRAMMTTAHLGGAPHPVVASAARELLNKSENERSGVLSTAMSFLGLYRDPIVAQVTRRCDWRIADLVEEARPATLYLVVPPSDISRTKPLVRLLLNQIGRRLTEDLNAKTRRHRVLLMLDEFPALGRLDFFESALAFMAGYGLKSFLIAQSLNQIEKAYGPNNAILDNCHVRVSFATNDERTAKRVSDALGTATELRAMKNYAGSRLSPWLGHLMVSRQETPRPLLTPGEVMQLPPADELVLVSGVPPIRAKKARYFEDRRFVERIRPPPDIVTQEPRKPASDDWSKLPVRDSSAALVAVTEQAEEDEANSGIRREPELPEHEAMVKETSEPLQEFAIVEDKPDELTRRNDVLRRRMSRLARQASMDPGDDLGL, from the coding sequence GTGTCTGCAACAAGGGTCTTGTGGGGCCAGGTCACGATCGTCCTTGCGATTGTGCTGACGACCATCTGGGCCGCAACCGAGTGGACGGCCTGGCGGCTCGGCTATCAGCCGGAACTCGGAATGCCGTGGGCGCAACTCGGCGAGTTTCCGCTCTATCCGCCGCCGGCCTTTTTCTGGTGGTGGTTCTCCTTCGACGCCTATGCCCCGGATATCTTCCTGGAAGGCGCCTGCATCGCGGCTTCGGGAGGGTTCGCCGCTGTCGCAATTGCAATCGCGATGTCCGTCTGGCGAGCGCGTGAGGCGAAGGAGGCCGCGACCTACGGCTCAGCTCGTTGGGCGACGGCAGTGCAGATCCGCGACGCTGGTCTTCTCGTCGCCGATGGTGTGGTGCTCGGGCGCTTCGAGGAAGGGTATCTACGCCATGATGGGCCAGAGCACGTGCTGTGCTTTGCCCCGACGCGAAGCGGCAAGGGCGTTGGCCTCGTCGTGCCGACGCTTCTCGCCTGGCCGGGAAGCTGCATCGTCCACGATATCAAGGGCGAGAATTTCCACCTGACCGCCGGCTGGCGGGCCGCCTTCAGCCGCGTGCTGCTCTTTGATCCGACCAATATGGGATCGAGCGCATACAACCCGCTATTGGAAGTCCGGCGCGGTGATGCGGAAGTCCGCGATGTCCAGAACATCGCCGACATCCTGGTCGACCCGGAGGGCGCGCTCGAGCGACGCAATCACTGGGAGAAGACAAGCCATTCCCTTCTCGTCGGTGCCATCCTTCATGTGCTCTATGCCGAGAAGGATAAGACGCTCGCGGGCGTCGCTAATTTTCTGTCCGACCCGAAGCGGCCGATCGAGACCACGCTGCGAGCCATGATGACCACGGCGCATCTCGGCGGCGCTCCGCATCCGGTCGTGGCCTCCGCGGCCCGTGAGCTCCTGAACAAATCCGAGAATGAGCGCTCAGGCGTTCTGTCAACGGCCATGAGTTTCCTCGGCCTATACCGCGATCCCATCGTTGCGCAGGTGACCCGTCGCTGCGATTGGCGGATCGCCGATCTCGTGGAGGAGGCCCGACCCGCAACGCTCTACCTCGTGGTGCCGCCATCGGACATCAGCCGGACAAAGCCGCTCGTGCGTCTCCTACTGAACCAGATTGGCCGACGGCTGACGGAGGATCTGAACGCGAAGACTCGGAGGCACCGCGTCCTGCTGATGCTCGACGAATTCCCGGCGCTCGGGCGGCTCGATTTCTTCGAGTCTGCACTCGCCTTCATGGCGGGCTATGGGCTCAAGAGCTTCTTGATCGCGCAATCGCTGAACCAGATCGAGAAGGCCTACGGGCCGAACAATGCGATACTCGACAACTGCCATGTCCGGGTGAGCTTCGCCACCAATGATGAGCGAACGGCGAAGCGGGTTTCCGATGCGCTGGGGACCGCGACCGAGTTGCGCGCCATGAAGAACTATGCCGGAAGCAGGCTGTCACCCTGGCTCGGCCACCTCATGGTCTCGCGGCAGGAGACGCCGCGGCCACTGCTGACGCCAGGCGAAGTGATGCAGCTGCCGCCCGCCGATGAGCTCGTTCTTGTTTCGGGAGTGCCGCCGATTCGGGCCAAGAAGGCGCGATATTTTGAGGATCGGAGGTTCGTTGAACGGATTCGTCCGCCGCCTGACATTGTCACGCAGGAGCCGAGGAAGCCTGCATCCGACGATTGGTCGAAACTGCCAGTTCGAGACTCGTCTGCTGCTCTCGTCGCGGTTACCGAGCAGGCCGAAGAGGATGAGGCGAATAGCGGCATTCGCCGGGAGCCGGAACTCCCCGAGCATGAGGCGATGGTGAAGGAGACGTCTGAACCCCTGCAGGAATTCGCAATCGTCGAAGACAAACCGGACGAGCTGACACGGCGCAACGACGTTCTGCGTCGACGGATGAGCCGATTGGCTCGCCAAGCCTCGATGGATCCGGGCGATGACCTTGGTCTCTGA
- a CDS encoding transcriptional regulator, LysR family: MIDWDDVRYFLAAARGGSVRAAAGRLGVNHSTVLRRIAQLEEHLGAQMFEKLPSGYRLTAAGEEVLELAIQMEASSHQLETRVFGRDQSVRGLLRVTLTPILATHLLIPDFAEFARLHPDIEMEILSSGELANLTNREADVAIRVVYDRKTLPLNLHGLKGPELFGGVYISRDRLASWRAGAPDPIRWIVISMHGIPDWASEGEVRTTGVPFRTTDAAAEIVAVRQGLGITTLPCFVGDADPLLVRVPGTELHMYGTLWFLTQGETRKTKRVRLFTEFVSSRLAAYAPLLAGLSVSREATVQPSPAR; the protein is encoded by the coding sequence ATGATCGACTGGGATGATGTTCGCTACTTTCTTGCCGCCGCGCGCGGAGGCTCGGTGCGGGCTGCCGCCGGGCGCCTGGGTGTGAACCACTCAACCGTGCTGCGACGGATCGCCCAGCTCGAGGAACACCTCGGGGCGCAGATGTTCGAAAAGCTGCCTTCGGGCTACCGCTTGACGGCTGCGGGCGAGGAGGTCCTCGAGCTCGCCATCCAAATGGAAGCGTCGTCGCACCAGCTGGAGACGCGCGTCTTCGGCCGCGACCAGAGCGTGCGCGGGCTTCTGCGGGTGACGTTGACACCGATCCTCGCGACACACCTGCTCATCCCGGACTTTGCCGAGTTCGCGCGTCTGCATCCGGACATCGAGATGGAAATCTTGTCGTCCGGCGAGCTGGCGAACCTGACCAACCGCGAGGCCGACGTCGCAATCCGCGTCGTCTACGACCGCAAAACCCTGCCGCTCAATCTTCACGGCCTGAAGGGGCCGGAGCTGTTCGGAGGTGTCTACATATCCCGCGATCGACTAGCTTCATGGCGTGCGGGCGCGCCTGATCCCATCCGGTGGATCGTCATAAGCATGCATGGCATTCCGGACTGGGCCAGCGAGGGTGAGGTTCGCACCACGGGGGTTCCGTTCAGGACCACGGACGCCGCAGCGGAGATCGTTGCTGTACGGCAAGGGCTTGGGATCACGACGCTGCCGTGCTTCGTCGGAGATGCGGACCCCCTGCTGGTCAGAGTGCCGGGTACTGAGCTCCACATGTACGGAACGCTCTGGTTTCTCACGCAGGGGGAGACACGCAAGACGAAGCGCGTGCGGCTCTTCACGGAGTTCGTCTCCAGCAGGCTCGCCGCCTACGCTCCACTTCTCGCGGGACTGTCCGTATCGCGCGAGGCGACGGTGCAGCCGTCGCCGGCCAGATGA
- a CDS encoding NAD(P)-dependent dehydrogenase, short-chain alcohol dehydrogenase family encodes MKKLESKIAVITGGSSGIGLAAAKRFVEEGAHVVITGRREKELKEAAASITRNVTTVVGDVSRLEDLDRLYGVVKEKHGHIDILFANAGAGTIAPLAVATEAHFDQTFDVNVKGLFFTVQKALPLFKDGGSIILTSSVSNVLGLPGFTAYAASKAAVRNFARGWTMELKDRKIRVNCMSPGAIDTPALATTTGLTAEQVEQAVAQFTTQIPMGRRGEPEEIAAAVTFLASDESSYITGVDLAVDGGMAQV; translated from the coding sequence ATGAAAAAACTAGAAAGCAAGATCGCAGTCATCACGGGCGGAAGCAGCGGGATCGGGTTGGCCGCAGCCAAGCGCTTCGTGGAAGAAGGTGCGCACGTCGTGATCACCGGGCGGCGAGAGAAAGAGTTGAAGGAGGCTGCAGCCTCCATCACGAGAAACGTTACGACGGTCGTGGGCGACGTGTCGCGCTTGGAAGATCTGGACCGCCTCTATGGCGTCGTGAAAGAGAAACATGGTCACATCGACATTCTCTTCGCGAACGCGGGCGCGGGGACGATCGCACCGCTCGCGGTCGCTACCGAGGCCCATTTTGACCAGACCTTCGATGTGAACGTGAAGGGACTGTTCTTTACGGTGCAGAAGGCCCTTCCGCTCTTCAAGGACGGGGGATCGATCATTCTGACCTCATCGGTCTCAAACGTGCTCGGGCTTCCGGGGTTTACCGCTTACGCCGCGAGTAAAGCGGCCGTGCGCAACTTTGCGCGCGGCTGGACCATGGAATTGAAGGACCGCAAGATCCGCGTGAATTGCATGAGCCCTGGAGCAATCGATACGCCGGCTCTAGCGACGACGACGGGTCTTACGGCTGAACAGGTCGAGCAAGCGGTCGCTCAGTTCACCACACAGATCCCGATGGGTCGTAGGGGCGAGCCAGAAGAAATTGCGGCTGCCGTCACGTTCCTCGCCTCCGACGAAAGTTCCTACATCACCGGCGTGGATCTGGCCGTTGATGGAGGCATGGCGCAGGTCTGA